Proteins from a genomic interval of uncultured Desulfuromusa sp.:
- a CDS encoding ATP-binding protein produces MNQLKWRQQIIFVVLGLLAVSLLIGGILFQQRLHSIKQNLPISTVSQHRSLSGLIQELNELAVNFETANVAPSPDRFDALSISIDITLTLSEAFFDSINTTQHAGLIGFIEQDLSEILTEIDTLIERREKFVQHRAAAVLLRLQGAIEALQSIYLEANQQAFTSLSLQAGQIEKLGLTVTLTGMLLALTIMSIALLLYLHFRSARMLSEARERVSILSSAIEQSPVSVVITDPLGRIEYINPRFSEVSGYSSEEVLAQDEDIISFGQSSSEFFARNKDGILSQQVWHGELKNRKKNGSELWESVSVSPLYDSAGNVKHFIAMKEDITDKKATEKALQEAMERAEQATQAKTDFLANMSHEIRTPMNAVLGFAELLERRISDPVEKDYLNAITSGGKTLLQIINDILDISKIEAGKMTLNYDSFNLYGLLDELKKLFSVTLQHKRLDFSVSVDVDVPKFFYADEVRLRQILFNLVGNAIKFTSQGGVKIHVSAISVAGCEETHRDLAITIEDSGIGIASDQLEVIFSAFEQQRGQQTASYGGTGLGLSICQKLVAMMDGNISVSSEIDKGSIFRIFLPRIKICAEVEPMLAASQPVDSSYHFSPGNILVADDVPTNRALIKEYLRDTGLKVYEVNHGQEVLEALDQRSFDLVFLDLRMPVMDGIICIQHIRRHAQWQHLPVIVLTASAMREQLEEMMQYDFNAYLRKPVSRFDILRSIADYLPCTVEKNPQEGELNSLKQDGPIIELPSLLLRLRNLQEQWAEIKDRGDFQLIEDFASQLLQLAQDHQAERLHDYADKLSAGVAAFDIEAVAALMNSYPELVRQIQGRV; encoded by the coding sequence ATGAACCAGTTAAAGTGGCGCCAACAGATTATTTTTGTTGTTTTGGGACTGCTTGCCGTCAGTCTGCTGATCGGAGGGATACTGTTTCAGCAGCGACTCCATTCAATAAAGCAGAATTTACCGATTTCGACAGTTTCCCAACATCGCAGTCTTTCCGGATTGATTCAGGAATTGAATGAGTTGGCGGTGAATTTTGAAACAGCGAACGTTGCTCCTTCGCCAGATCGTTTTGATGCGCTCAGTATCAGTATCGACATTACACTTACCTTGTCTGAGGCCTTTTTTGACAGCATCAATACCACGCAACATGCAGGTCTTATAGGCTTCATCGAACAGGATCTCAGTGAGATTTTGACTGAAATCGATACCCTCATTGAACGCCGGGAAAAGTTTGTTCAACATCGGGCGGCAGCAGTTCTTTTACGCTTGCAAGGAGCGATTGAAGCTCTGCAGAGTATTTATCTCGAAGCAAATCAACAAGCATTTACCAGTTTGTCTCTACAAGCCGGGCAGATTGAAAAACTTGGGCTGACGGTGACCCTGACCGGTATGCTTTTAGCTTTGACAATTATGTCCATCGCGCTATTGCTTTACTTGCATTTTCGTTCCGCCCGAATGTTGTCCGAAGCCCGCGAACGGGTATCGATCCTTTCCTCTGCCATTGAACAAAGTCCTGTATCGGTTGTTATTACCGATCCTCTCGGTCGTATTGAATATATCAACCCCCGGTTCAGTGAAGTCAGCGGCTATAGTTCGGAAGAAGTTTTGGCACAGGATGAGGATATCATCAGTTTCGGACAATCAAGTTCGGAGTTTTTTGCCCGCAATAAAGACGGTATTCTTTCGCAGCAGGTTTGGCATGGAGAGCTCAAAAACCGGAAAAAAAACGGTTCAGAGCTTTGGGAGTCTGTTTCCGTCTCCCCCCTTTACGACAGTGCCGGAAACGTGAAGCATTTTATAGCGATGAAAGAGGATATCACCGACAAAAAAGCAACGGAAAAGGCGTTGCAGGAAGCAATGGAAAGAGCAGAACAGGCAACACAGGCAAAAACCGACTTTCTGGCCAACATGTCTCATGAAATTCGAACACCAATGAACGCTGTTCTTGGTTTTGCCGAGTTACTTGAGAGGCGTATCAGTGATCCGGTTGAGAAAGATTACCTCAATGCCATTACCAGTGGAGGCAAGACCCTGCTGCAAATCATCAATGATATCCTGGACATATCCAAGATTGAAGCGGGGAAGATGACACTCAATTACGACAGCTTCAATTTATACGGACTCCTTGATGAATTGAAAAAACTGTTTTCCGTGACCTTGCAGCATAAACGCCTAGATTTTTCTGTTTCTGTCGATGTGGATGTTCCAAAATTCTTTTATGCTGACGAAGTCCGGTTGCGACAGATTTTATTTAACCTGGTTGGCAACGCCATTAAATTTACCTCTCAGGGAGGTGTTAAAATCCATGTCTCTGCGATTTCCGTAGCAGGGTGTGAAGAGACACATAGGGACCTTGCCATCACCATTGAAGACAGCGGTATCGGTATTGCTTCTGATCAGCTTGAAGTCATTTTTTCTGCGTTTGAACAACAACGCGGTCAACAGACGGCTAGTTATGGTGGAACGGGTTTGGGTTTGTCGATCTGCCAGAAGCTGGTTGCGATGATGGACGGCAATATTTCTGTCTCCAGTGAGATCGACAAAGGGTCAATATTCAGGATCTTCTTGCCCAGGATCAAGATATGTGCTGAAGTCGAACCAATGCTTGCAGCATCTCAACCCGTTGATAGCAGTTACCATTTTTCACCTGGCAACATTCTTGTCGCAGATGACGTGCCGACTAACAGAGCTTTGATCAAGGAATATCTTCGTGATACCGGGCTGAAAGTTTATGAAGTCAATCACGGACAGGAGGTGCTTGAAGCGCTCGACCAAAGGTCATTTGATTTGGTTTTTCTTGATTTACGCATGCCGGTGATGGATGGAATTATCTGCATTCAACACATTCGTCGGCATGCGCAGTGGCAGCATCTGCCGGTGATTGTTTTGACTGCCTCGGCAATGCGGGAGCAACTTGAAGAGATGATGCAATATGATTTCAACGCCTATCTTCGAAAACCGGTCAGTCGTTTCGATATTTTGCGTTCCATTGCTGACTACCTGCCCTGTACAGTTGAAAAAAATCCCCAAGAGGGGGAATTAAATTCTTTAAAGCAGGATGGTCCTATCATAGAATTGCCGTCATTGTTGTTGCGATTGCGGAATTTACAGGAGCAATGGGCTGAGATTAAAGACCGGGGAGATTTCCAGCTTATCGAAGATTTTGCATCACAACTACTGCAGCTGGCGCAGGATCATCAAGCTGAGCGCTTGCATGATTATGCAGATAAGCTCTCTGCCGGTGTTGCGGCATTTGATATTGAAGCGGTTGCGGCGCTGATGAACAGCTATCCAGAGCTTGTCCGGCAGATTCAAGGGAGGGTTTAA
- a CDS encoding extracellular solute-binding protein translates to MRSSVLSTFPGKVEFVPYSGRVFIDKLLSSKGLSADLIGGDMSDFITLKDANLLRPFTADAATLVQREYLPGLLELGQLDNAQYFIPWMQATYLMVARRDALKYLPKQAQLDHLSYDQFIDWAANIHAATGTPKLGFPAGNQGLFHRFIQGYLYPSFTGGMISTFRHPRAVVMWQRLRDLWEHCNVHSLSFSSMYEPLQSGEVWLGWDHSARLFDILKQNPEDFIVFPAPVGPQGRGFMIALTGLGLPQKQPVPGTLSLIDFLLSPATQQKILEISGFFPVIKLRDETLPPRYLQNMSQTVSQEVADPQAIISVLPYGFDDFSEQFNQIYKNSFTKIVLRHKDIVTVVNEQTEKLRNLLAYSYATCFPPDPPSLGPCPVY, encoded by the coding sequence ATGAGAAGTTCGGTTCTGTCAACATTTCCCGGCAAAGTTGAATTTGTTCCCTATTCTGGCCGGGTTTTCATCGATAAGCTTTTAAGTTCAAAGGGATTATCTGCTGATTTGATCGGCGGTGACATGAGCGATTTCATTACGCTTAAGGATGCCAACTTGCTGCGGCCTTTTACTGCAGATGCGGCAACGCTCGTGCAGCGGGAATATTTACCTGGGCTTCTGGAATTGGGACAACTTGACAATGCTCAATATTTTATTCCCTGGATGCAAGCAACCTATCTGATGGTTGCCAGACGTGATGCCTTGAAATACCTGCCCAAACAAGCGCAGTTGGACCATCTCAGCTATGATCAGTTTATTGACTGGGCCGCGAATATTCATGCAGCGACCGGAACCCCCAAGTTGGGTTTTCCAGCCGGCAATCAGGGTCTTTTCCACCGCTTTATTCAAGGATACCTGTATCCGTCTTTTACCGGTGGAATGATTTCCACATTCCGTCATCCGCGGGCTGTGGTCATGTGGCAAAGGCTTCGGGACCTCTGGGAACACTGCAATGTTCATTCGCTCAGCTTCAGCAGTATGTATGAACCGTTACAGAGCGGGGAGGTGTGGTTGGGCTGGGACCACAGCGCACGATTGTTTGACATTCTTAAACAGAATCCTGAAGATTTTATTGTTTTCCCGGCACCAGTTGGCCCTCAAGGTCGTGGTTTCATGATTGCTCTCACCGGACTTGGGTTGCCACAAAAGCAGCCTGTGCCAGGAACTCTCAGCTTGATCGATTTTCTGCTTTCCCCGGCAACTCAGCAAAAGATTCTGGAAATTTCCGGTTTTTTCCCTGTTATTAAGCTCCGGGACGAGACTTTGCCGCCCCGATACCTGCAAAACATGTCACAAACAGTATCGCAGGAAGTTGCAGACCCCCAAGCTATCATCAGTGTTCTCCCTTATGGGTTCGATGATTTTTCTGAGCAGTTCAATCAGATCTATAAAAATAGTTTCACGAAAATTGTTCTGCGCCATAAGGACATTGTCACCGTGGTGAATGAGCAGACAGAAAAACTGCGTAATCTCTTGGCGTATTCATACGCGACCTGCTTTCCCCCAGATCCTCCGAGCCTGGGACCTTGTCCGGTCTATTAA
- a CDS encoding helicase C-terminal domain-containing protein codes for MLNFISPDSIDQLRYAIKEADGNEVFVLGQTDAERRIVQVEVLARGSENAVPAILQTCSYGDVVLHNHPTGNLHPSGADIEVAAQFGALGVGFYIIDNSVENLYRVVEAFAEKDTQKLDPAEIAGLLGADGVIAQKLPDYEDRPEQLQMAFAVADAFNKGQLTVVEAGTGTGKSLAYLVPTLLWARANQERVVISTRTINLQEQLIRKDLPFLQRSTGIEFYAVLVKGRSNYFCLRRGETAGRELGLFDQQQVEELQQILTWAENTGDGSKEDLSFIPSYQAWEEVCCEADQCARVRCQYYSRCFFHKARRRAARADILVVNHALLLSDLALRQQTDNYSATAVLPPFERAILDEAHHLEDVATNYFSSQLTRFTFSRILNRLRHPRKLNQGLLPRFLDQLSQELPDSLDQLYRGLHGEIESLLNKRQQLLDLALDEFQSIAEELPEFLGKPVSAKFELKHRILPDFMQTPIWLEICKQVERLRIGSSELAQGLVGLLRTAEDLPESVAEKLNSSLVDLRGISGRLEGMAADLASFQSVAENSCVWVEVREGRIGRNKGLITSLCQAPLEVAESLDKALYQRLRSLVMTSATLTVAGAFGYFHSRVGLDRVEPDRLVELALDSPFDYQQQALVAIPSDLPEPGKPGFSEAVRDAVEKALLCSQGRSFVLFTSYALLRQVHDELAPVLEAQNLRCLRQGGENRHRLLKRFAEDESSILFGTDSFWEGVDVPGRSLEQVIIARLPFRVPTEPVLEARAQAIEFRGGDPFMEYTVPQAVIRFKQGFGRLIRHRNDRGVVLILDTRVVKKGYGRMFLRSLPPARIVRGHSDEVFTEIGRFFVDGYP; via the coding sequence ATGTTGAATTTCATTTCTCCTGACAGTATTGATCAGCTTCGCTATGCCATCAAAGAAGCGGATGGGAACGAAGTCTTTGTCCTCGGGCAAACAGATGCCGAGCGGCGGATTGTGCAGGTCGAAGTGTTGGCTCGTGGCTCAGAAAATGCCGTCCCTGCTATTCTTCAGACTTGCAGTTATGGTGATGTTGTTCTCCATAATCACCCCACAGGCAATCTACATCCCTCAGGTGCTGATATTGAAGTTGCAGCACAATTTGGTGCTTTAGGGGTCGGATTCTATATTATTGATAATAGCGTCGAGAACCTGTATCGGGTCGTCGAAGCGTTTGCCGAGAAAGACACCCAAAAACTTGATCCCGCTGAAATTGCCGGTCTGCTGGGCGCAGATGGCGTCATCGCTCAGAAACTTCCTGATTATGAAGATCGCCCGGAACAGCTGCAGATGGCCTTTGCCGTTGCTGATGCTTTTAACAAAGGTCAGCTGACTGTTGTCGAGGCGGGCACCGGCACGGGGAAAAGTCTGGCTTATCTGGTTCCAACCCTTCTCTGGGCAAGAGCCAATCAGGAGCGGGTGGTTATTTCAACCCGGACCATCAATCTGCAGGAACAATTGATTCGTAAAGACCTCCCTTTCCTGCAACGGTCGACCGGAATTGAGTTCTACGCAGTTCTGGTCAAAGGACGCAGTAATTACTTCTGCCTGCGACGGGGAGAAACAGCCGGGCGCGAACTTGGCCTTTTTGACCAGCAGCAAGTTGAAGAACTTCAACAGATACTCACATGGGCCGAAAATACCGGCGATGGGTCCAAGGAAGACCTTTCTTTTATCCCCAGCTATCAGGCATGGGAGGAAGTCTGCTGTGAGGCGGATCAATGTGCCCGGGTCCGCTGTCAATATTACAGCCGGTGCTTTTTTCACAAAGCCAGGAGACGTGCAGCTCGTGCCGACATTCTGGTTGTCAACCATGCTCTGCTGCTCTCTGACCTGGCCTTGCGACAGCAGACCGACAACTATTCGGCAACTGCAGTCCTCCCGCCGTTTGAACGGGCAATTCTGGACGAAGCTCACCATCTTGAAGATGTTGCCACCAACTACTTCTCTTCACAACTGACAAGGTTTACTTTTTCACGAATTCTGAACCGGTTACGTCATCCACGTAAATTGAATCAGGGGTTACTGCCGCGATTTCTCGATCAACTCTCTCAGGAATTGCCCGATTCACTGGATCAACTCTACCGAGGGTTGCATGGTGAGATCGAGTCACTCCTCAACAAACGCCAACAGTTGCTGGATCTGGCGCTGGATGAATTTCAGAGTATTGCTGAAGAGTTACCCGAATTTCTTGGCAAACCGGTCAGTGCCAAATTTGAACTGAAACACCGGATTTTACCGGACTTCATGCAGACACCCATCTGGCTGGAAATATGTAAGCAGGTTGAACGCTTACGGATTGGCAGCTCCGAATTGGCACAAGGGCTGGTGGGCTTATTGCGAACCGCAGAAGATCTCCCCGAGTCCGTTGCCGAAAAATTGAATTCGTCCCTGGTCGATCTGCGCGGGATTTCCGGGCGACTCGAAGGGATGGCGGCAGATCTGGCTTCTTTTCAATCCGTGGCTGAAAATAGTTGCGTCTGGGTTGAGGTTCGTGAAGGGCGGATTGGCCGAAATAAGGGGTTGATTACCAGCCTCTGTCAAGCACCTCTGGAAGTTGCAGAAAGTCTCGATAAAGCTCTCTATCAGCGTTTGCGCAGCCTCGTCATGACCAGTGCAACCTTGACTGTCGCTGGTGCTTTTGGCTATTTTCATTCTCGAGTCGGCCTTGACCGCGTTGAGCCTGACCGTCTGGTGGAACTCGCACTTGATTCCCCCTTTGACTATCAACAACAGGCTTTGGTTGCCATACCCTCTGACCTCCCGGAACCCGGTAAGCCCGGTTTTTCGGAAGCAGTGCGGGATGCGGTGGAAAAAGCCCTGTTATGCAGTCAGGGACGTAGTTTCGTTTTGTTTACCTCCTATGCCCTGCTACGTCAGGTTCATGATGAACTAGCACCGGTTCTTGAAGCACAAAACTTACGTTGCTTACGACAGGGTGGGGAAAATCGCCACCGCTTGCTCAAGCGTTTTGCCGAAGATGAGAGCAGTATCCTTTTTGGCACCGATTCCTTCTGGGAAGGGGTCGATGTCCCTGGACGTTCACTGGAACAGGTCATTATCGCTCGCTTGCCATTCCGGGTCCCCACAGAGCCAGTTCTTGAAGCCCGGGCACAGGCCATAGAGTTCCGGGGAGGCGATCCATTCATGGAATATACAGTACCTCAAGCGGTCATCCGCTTTAAGCAGGGCTTTGGTCGACTGATTCGACACCGCAATGATCGAGGAGTGGTTTTGATTCTGGACACACGTGTGGTAAAAAAAGGCTACGGACGCATGTTTCTCCGCTCATTGCCCCCGGCCCGGATCGTCCGAGGTCACAGTGATGAGGTTTTTACCGAAATTGGGCGTTTTTTCGTTGATGGCTATCCATAA
- a CDS encoding GDSL-type esterase/lipase family protein, translated as MKSFSILICSIFVLLLLVACDKETNSLSFLRPNDVVLAFGDSLTTGVGARPESNYPAQLNRYIARKVVNAGVSGEVSSEGVTRLPGVLDKVKPELLILCHGGNDIIRKLDRQQLKTNLRYMYEAANQRDIKVVLIAVPQLGFGLEDVPLYQELADELNIPLLSGTLKDLLSDNQYKSDPIHLNDQGYKKLAEAVADLLDQNGALH; from the coding sequence ATGAAATCATTCAGCATTCTGATCTGCAGCATATTTGTTTTGTTACTGCTTGTCGCCTGCGATAAAGAGACAAATTCCTTGTCGTTTCTGCGCCCTAACGATGTTGTCTTGGCTTTTGGCGACAGCTTGACAACCGGCGTCGGAGCACGACCTGAATCCAACTACCCTGCACAACTGAACCGCTATATTGCCCGCAAGGTGGTCAACGCAGGAGTTTCGGGAGAAGTAAGCTCTGAGGGGGTGACGCGACTGCCGGGGGTCCTCGATAAAGTGAAACCCGAGCTCCTGATCCTCTGCCATGGTGGTAATGACATCATCCGTAAACTGGACCGGCAGCAATTAAAAACCAATTTACGCTACATGTATGAAGCAGCAAATCAACGTGATATCAAGGTGGTTTTGATTGCCGTTCCGCAACTGGGTTTTGGACTTGAAGATGTTCCTCTCTATCAGGAATTGGCCGATGAATTAAACATTCCGTTACTCTCTGGAACATTGAAGGATCTTCTCTCTGACAACCAGTATAAAAGTGACCCGATCCATCTCAATGATCAAGGATATAAGAAACTTGCCGAAGCGGTTGCAGACCTGCTGGATCAAAACGGAGCTCTGCACTGA
- the radC gene encoding DNA repair protein RadC, protein MRRIKDWPADERPREKLLALGAEKLTDAELLALIIRTGDSSSKSSAVDLARSLLSRFGSLRQLATASISELCQLTGIGPAKAAEIQALFQISRRFADHRLQAGQTYSSSQDAFHHFHERLCDYRKEVFLALLLDTKNRLIKEVQISEGSLSASIVHPREVFAPVLKESAAAVLFIHNHPSGDPTPSHEDIEITERLKQVGDLMGVRVLDHIIIGNGEYVSLADRGLL, encoded by the coding sequence ATGCGACGCATCAAGGATTGGCCGGCAGATGAACGGCCACGGGAAAAACTGTTGGCGCTCGGCGCCGAAAAGCTGACCGACGCGGAGTTGCTGGCACTGATTATTCGCACCGGTGATTCTTCCAGTAAAAGCAGTGCAGTCGATCTGGCTAGAAGCCTGTTGAGCCGCTTCGGTTCTTTGCGCCAACTGGCGACTGCCAGTATCAGCGAACTCTGTCAGCTTACCGGTATCGGCCCCGCCAAAGCCGCTGAAATTCAGGCTCTGTTTCAGATTTCCCGACGCTTTGCCGACCACCGCTTACAGGCAGGGCAAACCTATAGTTCTTCTCAGGATGCCTTTCACCACTTCCATGAACGTCTCTGCGATTACCGCAAAGAAGTTTTTCTGGCCCTGCTTCTCGACACCAAGAACAGACTGATTAAAGAGGTGCAGATCTCTGAGGGAAGTCTCAGCGCCAGTATTGTTCACCCCCGTGAAGTTTTTGCTCCGGTTTTAAAAGAATCTGCAGCAGCTGTCCTGTTTATTCACAATCACCCCTCCGGCGATCCAACCCCCAGTCATGAAGATATCGAAATCACTGAACGTCTTAAACAAGTCGGTGATTTAATGGGGGTACGGGTACTCGATCATATTATTATCGGCAATGGAGAATATGTCAGTCTGGCAGATCGGGGGCTGTTGTAA